One Aegilops tauschii subsp. strangulata cultivar AL8/78 chromosome 7, Aet v6.0, whole genome shotgun sequence genomic window carries:
- the LOC109760287 gene encoding alanine--tRNA ligase, chloroplastic/mitochondrial, giving the protein MLLPMRRLASSPSLPAVYPHISPARRSLGLRRQHGRGAPARRTSATPVVCCSGSLPVASQSSQSTMTGANPVTVAGTERSSEWSGDAIRRRFLDFYAARGHKILPSSSLVPDDPTVFLTIAGMLQFKPIFLGKEPRRVPCATTSQKCIRTNDIENVGRTSRHQTFFEMLGNFSFGDYFKKDAIKWAWELTTKEYGLPPERLWISVFEDDDEAFSIWLNEVGVPKERIKRMGEDDNFWTSGATGPCGPCSEMYYDFHPERGSLNADLNDDSRFIEFYNLVFMQYNKNDDGSLEPLKQKNIDTGMGLERMARILQNVPNNYETDLIFPIMEKAASMALVSYSKADNAMRTNLKVIGDHMRAVVYLISDGVIPSNIGRGYVVRRLIRRVVRTGRLIGMRGDGHENSEGAFLPSLAETVISLSSEIDPDVESRRKSILGELQREELRFVQTLGRGEKLLDELLDEALGSAGDIGDKPCLSGKDVFLLYDTYGFPIEITAEIASERGVTIDMKGFDIEMENQRKQSQAAHNVIKLSVGNETEIIKSIPDTEFLGYESLFATAVVKGILINGNPVENVSEGTDVEILLDRTPFYAESGGQVGDNGFLYVYGEEGGKQNAVIEIKDVQKSLGNIFVHKGTIKQGSVEVGKKIDAAVDGKLRQGAKAHHTATHLLQSALKSVIGSETSQAGSLVAFDRLRFDFSFHRPLTEKELLEIESLVNQWISDATHLETNVMALQDAKNAGATAMFGEKYGEQVRVVEVPGVSMELCGGTHVSNTAEIRGFKIISEQGIASGVRRIEAVAGDAFVEYVCSRDNYMRHLCSSLKVKAEDVNSRVETIVEELRTARNEASSLRSKIAVLKAASLASKAVLVEPHNVRILVENMGDVDADGLKSAAEHLVGTLQDPAAVILGSSPGDGKVSLVAAFSPGVVKLGVQAGKFVGGIAKLCGGGGGGKPNFAQAGGRKPENLPDALEKARAEIVAALSSKAS; this is encoded by the exons ATGCTCCTCCCAATGCGCCGCCTCGCTTCTTCTCCTTCCCTCCCAGCCGTCTACCCACACATCTCCCCCGCGCGGCGCTCCCTTGGACTCCGGCGACAACATGGTCGAGGGGCGCCGGCAAGGAGGACGTCAGCGACGCCTGTGGTATGCTGCTCGGGTTCCCTGCCCGTAGCCAGTCAGTCGAGCCAATCCACAATGACCGGAGCGAATCCGGTGACGGTGGCGGGCACAGAGAGATCGTCGGAGTGGAGCGGGGACGCGATACGCCGGCGTTTCCTCGATTTCTACGCCGCCCGTGGCCACAAGATTCTTCCGAGCTCGTCTCTCGTGCCCGATGACCCCACCGTGTTCCTCACCATAGCTGGGATGCTTCAGTTCAAGCCTATATTTCTTGGCAAG GAACCTAGGCGTGTACCATGTGCCACCACCTCCCAGAAATGTATACGGACAAATGACATTGAGAATGTGGGACGCACATCCCGACATCAAACCTTCTTTGAGATGCTTGGGAACTTCAGCTTTGGCGATTACTTCAAGAAGGATGCAATCAAATGGGCATGGGAGCTGACAACCAAGGA GTATGGATTACCCCCAGAAAGATTGTGGATTAGTGTATTTGAAGATGACGACGAGGCATTCTCTATTTGGCTCAATGAG GTTGGTGTACCAAAGGAACGGATAAAGAGGATGGGCGAGGATGATAATTTTTGGACTAGTGGTGCAACTGGACCTTGCGGACCATGTTCTGAAATGTATTATGATTTCCATCCTGAGAGAGGATCCTTGAATGCG GATTTGAATGATGATAGCCGATTTATCGAATTCTATAATCTTGTCTTCATGCAATACAACAAAAATGATGATGGATCTCTAGAACCATTGAAACAAAAGAACATTGATACAGGAATGGGGCTTGAGCGTATGGCGCGCATTCTTCAAAAT GTTCCAAACAATTACGAGACAGACTTGATTTTCCCAATAATGGAAAAGGCAGCAAGCATGGCTCTAGTTTCCTACAGTAAAGCTGATAATGCTATGAGGACAAATCTTAAA GTAATTGGTGATCACATGAGGGCAGTTGTTTATCTCATATCAGATGGGGTCATCCCCTCGAATATTGGGAGAGGATATGTTGTTCGAAGGCTTATAAGAAGGGTAGTCCGGACTGGTAGATTGATAGGTATGAGAGGTGATGGGCATGAGAACTCTGAAGGTGCATTTTTACCTTCTCTAGCTGAGACAGTAATCAGCCTTAGCAGTGAGATAGATCCAGATGTTGAATCAAGGCGGAAATCGATTCTTGGAGAACTTCAAAGGGAAGAGCTGCGATTTGTACAGACTCTGGGAAGAGGTGAAAAGTTATTAGATGAACTTCTGGATGAGGCATTAGGTAGTGCTGGTGATATTGGAGACAAGCCTTGCCTATCTGGAAAAGATGTATTTCTTTTATATGATACATATGGTTTCCCCATAGAGATTACAGCTGAAATAGCTAGCGAACGGGGTGTTACTATTGATATGAAGGGATTTGATATTGAAATGGAAAACCAAAGAAAACAATCTCAGGCTGCTCACAATGTTATCAAACTTTCTGTAGGAAATGAGACCGAGATTATCAAAAGTATCCCTGATACTGAATTTTTGGGGTATGAGTCCCTTTTCGCAACAGCTGTTGTTAAAGGTATTTTAATCAATGGAAACCCAGTAGAAAATGTTTCAGAAGGTACTGATGTGGAAATACTATTAGACCGAACACCGTTCTATGCTGAATCGGGTGGTCAAGTTGGAGATAATGGTTTCCTATATGTGTATGGAGAGGAAGGTGGAAAACAAAATGCAGTCATAGAAATCAAAGATGTCCAAAAATCCCTGGGGAACATCTTTGTTCACAAAGGCACAATTAAACAGGGGTCAGTCGAGGTTGGAAAGAAAATCGACGCTGCAGTTGATGGAAAACTGAGGCAGGGAGCCAAG GCTCATCATACTGCTACACATCTACTACAGTCCGCTCTTAAAAGTGTCATTGGTTCAGAGACATCACAGGCCGGATCCCTTGTGGCTTTTGACCGTCTTCGATTTGACTTCAGTTTCCATCGGCCCCTTACAGAAAAAGAATTACTGGAAATTGAATCATTGGTGAACCAATGGATTAGCGACGCAACACATCTCGAGACAAATGTGATGGCATTGCAAGATGCGAAAAATGCTGGTGCCACTGCAATGTTTGGAGAAAAATACGGTGAACAG GTTAGAGTTGTCGAGGTCCCTGGGGTGTCGATGGAACTGTGTGGTGGAACTCATGTCAGTAATACTGCGGAGATCCGTGGATTCAAGATAATCTCAGAACAGGGAATAGCTTCTGGAGTCAGAAGGATTGAGGCAGTTGCAGGTGATGCATTTGTTGAGTATGTTTGTTCACGGGACAACTACATGCGACACTTATGCTCTTCACTTAAG GTCAAAGCAGAAGATGTCAACAGCAGAGTAGAAACAATTGTTGAAGAACTAAGAACAGCGAGAAATGAAGCATCATCTCTACGCAGCAAAATCGCAGTGCTTAAAGCAGCATCCCTGGCAAGTAAAGCTGTACTCGTTGAACCTCATAATGTCAG GATCCTAGTTGAGAACATGGGGGATGTGGATGCTGATGGGCTGAAAAGCGCAGCCGAGCATCTCGTGGGAACCCTCCAAGACCCAGCCGCGGTGATTTTAGGTTCAAGTCCAGGAGACGGTAAGGTGAGCCTGGTCGCTGCCTTCAGTCCTGGAGTCGTGAAATTGGGAGTGCAAGCAGGCAAGTTTGTGGGTGGGATAGCGAAACTTTgcggcggaggtggtggcggcaaACCGAACTTTGCGCAGGCTGGTGGTCGGAAGCCAGAGAACTTGCCGGATGCCCTAGAGAAGGCTAGAGCTGAAATTGTTGCAGCGCTATCTTCAAAAGCCAGCTGA